CAAACCAAAAGCCTGAACCAAATTAATTTTTTGCCTGGCAATCAGCAAGCATTCTTTGCAATTATCGCTCAGATGGATACGAGAAAAGTACGAATCAAAAAGTCTCTAGGCCCGTCGTTACAGGCCTAGAGTTACTTCAGTTAGTTTCTGAAAATTGAATCGCAGTGCACCAACTCACACTGGTGGCACGAAGTATGGCTTCACGTCTCAGCCGTGCCTCAATTGAGCCATGGCACTGTCATGCAATTGCTTGGCATGAAGACGGCGACGAGCACACACCTGTTGTTGCGCCAGCGCACTGCGTTGATCAAGGCGATCAGGATGGCCTTCAACCTGAGCACTTGCCGCTTGCTGCCTCAGCACCTCGTGGGCATGGTGATCTGCCCACGCCAGAAATTCAGCTGCCGCCCGCTGGCGCCGCTCCAGCACGTTGCCTGAATATGACGCCGTGGTTCCGGCGGGGGTGATCTCAACAACCATCGAGAGCTCCTGGTGTACCTCAGCCAATTCTGTAACAACGGCTACCGTTTTCATGGATGCTTCACATAACTTTCGTGATCACTGCGGCAAAAGCCCACAGCAGGGTTGCCAATCCATTGAAATGAGGCGTCCTGGATCTCAGTCCCTTCATGGCGCCCAGTTTCACTGAAATCGCTTACCGGACGATGCAGCAGGGGCGCAGCCTCGCTGGGCTGGTTCACAAGGAACTGAGCACCAAGGTGATGGAAGTGGTGGCGCCTGACGTGGTGCCCAAAACGGAGCCTGTCCCCAGCGAAATGATGGATGCGCTGCGTCAGTCGCTTGACGAGCTGCACGAGCGGGACTGGCGGGATTCAGAGTCCGGGGTTTATCCCCAATCACTGCTGTTTGATATTCCCTGGCTGGAATGGGCTGAGCGCTACCCACGTGTGTGGCTAGATCTTCCTTCCAACTGGGCCAGAAGGCGTGCCAGAGACGTCAAAGACATTCCAGATCTGGCCAATCGAGATCTTTATCCGGATTATTACCTTCAGAATTTTCACCACCAGACCGATGGTTATCTCAGTGATCATTCCGCCGAGCTCTATGACCTTCAGGTCGACATTTTGTTTAATGGCGCTGCTGATGCCATGCGTCGCCGGATACTCCCTTCTCTGCAGAAGGGACTGAAACGATTCGATGGTCGTGCTCAGGGAAGCCTGCGCATCCTTGATGTTGCCACTGGCACTGGCAGAACATTGCATCAAATTCGTGCTGCACTGCCGCAAGCCACTCTTGTTGGCGTAGATCTTTCTGAGGCTTACCTACGCCAGGCCAATCGTTGGTTGAATCAATCCAACAGACCACTGGTACAGCTGGTTCAAGGCAACGCGGAACGGATGCCTTTCGATGATGCCGGCTTCCAGGCGATCACCTGCGTGTTCCTATTCCATGAACTGCCTGCCGATGCCCGGCAAGCAGTTCTGCAGGACTGTTTCCGACTGCTTGAACCGGGCGGAGTTCTGGTTTTGGCGGATTCAGTGCAACTGAAGGATTCTCCTCAGTTCGACGTTGCCATGGACAATTTCAGGAGAGTCTTTCACGAGCCCTACTACCGCAATTTCATCAGCGATGACATTGATCAACGCCTTGAAGATGCGGGCTTCATTGATGTGCAAGCCGAATCTCATTTTATGACGCGGGTGTGGACGGCCAGAAAGGAAGATTCACCTCAACACAGTGATTCCCTGACATAGACGCTTGCAGGGGCTCTGCAACCCCATATGGTGCAATCACTCAGGGACTCCGTCCATGTCGAATCCTTTTCGGATCCGCTGGTTGCGGGGATGGACCTTTCAGATCGTTTTCATGGAGGGCAAGGTCCAGGTCGAGGCTCACGGTTTTGGAATTTGCCTACGCACCGCATTGAATTCCGGGGAAAGTCCCTCCGCGGCTGCGGATCGTCTGGTGCTTGCTGAAGATCGTCGTCGTCGAGCTCTTTATCAGGCCTGGATCAAGGGCCAGACACCTCGACCCCTAAATGAAGGTCAGTTTCAGGCTCAAGAACCACTTCAGGAAGCACCCGACTCACTGGTTGTGGTTGATAGCTCTGCGGTGGCAGCCTGAGGCTCAGCGAGTCAGCCACCACCCCAAGATCAAAGCTGGACCACCCCAGCGCAATGCTCTCCAGAATCGCCGACCTCGTTCAGGTGTGATGAGCCAATTAAAGACTTCAGGGTCTGCATCCAGCAATCGACGCAACAACCGGCGCTGCTGCATGCGTCGGAGTGAGCGACGATCTTTTCCCTCCCAAGATCTGGGCTGATAGCGGAGAAGAGACCGCAGTTCATGCAAACCTCCTCGACTGCGAAGCTGCCTGTTCACCACCACCAGCGATCACAACGGTCAGGATAGAGAAACCACGCTGATCCAACGCCAACGTGTCCGCAAAAAAATGGCCAGAACACTCGATTGAGCAGGCCCTGACTCTGCATCAGAGCCTCAGCATCAGTGATCGTGAATGGCACAGACTTAAGTCAGATGCGGATCGACGCGGAGCAGAATTGCTGTCAGCAGCACTTGCACAACTGCTCCAGAACGGACGCAATGATGACGTTGAAGCTTTAACAAAGCAGGCTTTGGGTTGGATCAGGGGAGAGTTGAAAGACCCTGGCTGCCCGCGGCACTGATCGCCGATTGGCTGGATCCAGGCCGTCGGCAGGCCAGCTGCACCCTGTTGCCACGACGGCTCCAGCGAATGTCATCAAAACATTGATGCATCAGAAACAGACCACGCCCGTGGTTGGCATCAACTTGATCCGGCAAACAACCCAGTCGTGCATCACTTGATAGACCATCACCCTCATCTTGGATCTGCCAGATCAACCAGTTCGGTGTGAGAATGCGGCGGATTCTCAGGCACTTGCGAGGATCTCCAGCATTGCCATGACGCACAGCATTCACCAGCGCTTCCTGGAGACCCAACTGCAAACGACACGACGTCTCATTGCAGTCAACAGGCTCCAGCAACAGCTCCATTAATGGACTGAGCTGAAACGTTGACGGAAGGATGAAATCAGCCCACCGGAACGAAGGTAGAAATCGGCTGAACATCAGCACTGTTTCATCCTTTTCGACATTACCGGCCTGCCGGCGTTCTGCCAGAAAAGCCAAAGTAGTCAGGACCTGCTGGCCAGACCAGGATGCTGTAGCAGCGCATCCATCAGGCGCACACCCCTGAGTTGGTTGACCAGTGGCATGTGTCCTTCAGGCGCATCCATGCGCCACTCAAAACTGCCGGGATAACGGGTCCAGACACCATCATTCTTCCAGCCAATCTTTGGCCAGAGCCTGTCGTAACGCCCGCCGAGTGCGCTGAGCAGTCGCGCTTGAACCGTGAACCCGAAGCGACCCTGGGAGTAGGCAATCCAAAGCCTGTCGATGGTAGTCAGATCCAGTGCCTCCATCGGACGGACCTCGCTGAAATAAACGTATCCCCGTTGCACCGCCTGGTCACCGGCCAGTTGTCGCAGGGCGCAGCTTGTCAGGCGATCAGCTTCCTCAAACTCTTCCTTCAGCAATGCACGCTGGAGATCCGAATAGTCGATCCCGCGCGAAGAGGGCATCTGAAACCAACCGACGGAGACGCCCTGAATGGCGTCCAGAGCCTCGGGGTGGTGACGCTGGAGGATCTGCAAAATCCAGCCAGCTCCCCAGTCGTCACTGTCTGGTGAATAGGCCTTGAGGGCAATATCAGCTTTTCCTGAAAGCTCTTCTGAAACCTTTTCCAACGCTGATGCTGTGGAACGCTTCTGTCGAGGTGATCCCGAAACCAGTCGATCCAGCAACTGATCAATGCCGAGTTGTGTGGTGGGAGGTCGTCCGGAAAGCATGGCAAGGTGCCGGCACTGACTGGCTCAGCATTGGCCCACTATGTCAGGCATGGGCAACAGCATCGTGACCGGTCTCAGCAACTTCCGCACAGCAAAGGGGACCATCGTGGATGTGAGAACACCCTCGGAATTTGCTCAAGGTCACTGGCCAGGGGCTGTCAACATCCCACTGTTCACCGATGATCAGCGTCATCAAGTAGGCCTGAACTACAAACAAGAGGGTCGGCTGGCCGCGATCCAACTTGGCTTGAAGCTCTGCGGCCCCTCCCTGGCCGAGTTGTCGGTTGCTCTGACAGTGGCTGCCGCTGGACCCTCAAATCCCCTGAGGATTTACTGCTGGCGTGGAGGAATGCGGTCCAACAGCATGGGCTGGCTGGCTGGGCTGAGCGATCACCCCGTCATGGTGCTTGAGGGCGGGTACAAGAGCTATCGCCGATGGGTCCTGGATCGATTCGACCAGGTCTGGCCATTGAGGGTGCTCGGTGGCAGAACAGGTACTGGCAAGACCGATCTGCTTCTGGAACTGCACCAACAAGGCGTTGGCGTGATTGATCTTGAGGGTCTCGCCAGTCACCGCGGCAGCAGTTTCGGCAATCTGGGGCTGCCGCCACAACCCACAAGCGAGCACTACGAAAACAAACTCGCGGAATGCCTGGAGAGGCTGCGTCACAAAAGAGTTCAGGAGATCTGGCTGGAAGCCGAAAGCATCCAGGTAGGCCGCTGCAGGATTCCCAAAGGATTATTTGATCAGATGCAAACGTCTCCGGTCCTGGAAATTCAGCGGAGTGACCAGGAGCGGGTGGAGCGACTTGTGAAGGTCTACTCGTGTCATGAGCAGGCTGAACTACGGCAAGCAACAGAACGGATACAGAAACGGCTTGGTCCCCAGCGCACCCGTCAGGCGATTGAAGCAATCGATGCCCAGAAGTGGGATGTGGCCTGCGAAGCGATGCTCAACTACTACGACAGCTGTTATGACCGAGAACTTGAGCGTTCTCCGGCAAGATCCTCGGTGAATCTCCAAGGACTCGACAGCAAACAAGCAGCCAGATTGCTTCTGGATCAAGGGCACGTCATCCCTGGGATCTCGACCTAAGATCCACACCTTCAAGTTGATGAACCATGTCAGAAGGTGGCAAGGCGGCGATTCAGTTCTTCCGCGGCACAGACGAGCCGGTAATTCCAGACATCCGCATGACGCGCAGCCGGGATGGTCGTACCGGGCAGGCCATCTTCATTTTCGAGGAACCGCAGGCACTCGCACCAGAAACGATGGAAGCGATTGCCGGAATGTGGATGGTGGACGAAGAGGGTGAAATGGTGACCCGTGAAGTGAATGGCCGTTTTGTGAACGGCAAGGCTTTTGCTCTGGAAGCCACCTACACCTGGAAAAGCGAAGCGGATTTCGAACGCTTTATGCGCTTTGCGCAACGTTATGCGGATTCAAACGGCATGGGTTATTCCCAGAATTCCGGCGACAATGACGCCAGTGAGGAAGGAACAGACGGGTGAAATTTCAGCACTGGCTCGGACTTGCGGCATTGCTGGCGTCTGGGTTGCTGCTCTGGAACCTCCGCGAAGTTCTGATTCATCTGTTCGCCGCTGTGGTTCTCGCCATGGCGGTATGCACTTTGGTCGGCGCGCTGCGCAGGCGTTGGACGATTCAGAGGCCATTGGCCCTGATCATCTGCCTACTTGGTCTGGTGTTGATCGTGACCATCGCGGTGGCCGTCATCATTCCGCCGTTCTTTAGTCAGTTTCAACAGTTGCTTCAGCAGCTTCCTGCTGCTGCTCGCGAGCTCCAACAGATCGTGTTGGGCTGGGTCAACCATGCTTCATCAGTTGTTTATGGAGCAGGTGCTTCAGCTGGTGACCGTGCTCGGCTCGTTCCTGGTGACCTGTCATCACTCCCCAACAGCACGGCTTTAGCTTCCGGAGTGAGTGGTGGAATCAAGGGTTTGCTGGGCCTTGCCAGCAATCTGGGCAGCGGGCTGATTCAGCTGGTGTTTGTGATTGCGGTGGCCCTGATGGTGGCGATTCAGCCGGAGTCCTATCGCAATGTGGCGATTCAATTGGTGCCTTCCTTTTACCGAAGACGCGCCAAAAATATCCTTTTGCAATGTGGGGAAGCCCTGAGCAGCTGGATGATTGGTGTGCTGATCAGTTCGCTGTGCGTGGGGCTGTTGGCTGGAATCGGATTATCCCTGCTTGGCGTGAAATTAGTGATGGCCAACGCTCTGCTGGCTGGATTGCTCAACGTCATTCCCAATTTGGGGCCCACCCTAAGCACCGTGTTTCCAATGTCTGTAGCTCTGCTTGACGCTCCCTGGAAGGCAGTTGCAGTCCTCGGTCTCTACGTGGTGATCCAGAACGTTGAGAGCTACGTCATCACTCCTTCGGTGATGCAACACCAGGTGAACCTGCTTCCTGGCCTCACTCTGACGGCTCAGTTCATTTTTACGGTGCTATTTGGACCACTCGGTCTGTTGATGGCTCTGCCTCTGGCGGTCGTCATGCAGGTGTTGATCAGAGAAATCGTGATCCATGACCTGTTGGACCCCTGGAAGAAGCGTCGCGCGACCGCATGAACCCAAGCAATCTGCTGGCAGCTCTCACCCTTGTGGTGCTTGCTCTGCTGACCTGGCAGCTGCGCTGGGTCCTGCTGGTGCTGTTCGGTGCAGTGGTCCTGGCTGTAGCCCTGGACGTCCCCGTTCACCATTTGATCAAGCACTACCGGCTACCCCGTCCAATCGCATTGCTTGTGGTGCTGCTGATCGCAATGGTTGGAGGACTACTGGCCATGCAGCTGCTGCTGCCTCAGTTGATCAACCAGTTCGAACAGCTCACGACCCTTCTGCCTGCGCTTTTCCGAAAAGTTCAGACCTCGCTATCCAATCAACCCTTGCTTGGAGAACTAGCGCAAAGCCTGCCCGACCAGTTCAGTTGGGAGCGTATTCAACCCTTCGGATTTCAATTGCTCGGCGTAGCTGGCGGAGCGGCCAACGGTCTGGTTCAAGTGCTGCTGATGAGTCTTCTGGCCGTGCTTCTTGTCCTGGACCCCTCGGCACACAGACGCATGGTGATCGCTGCAACACCGCGTCCAGCACGCGCATCCATGGAGGATGTGTTGGATCAGTGCCGCACCGCTCTGGGTGGCTGGCTGGCTGGCATGACCCTCTCTGCCCTGGCGATGTTTCTTTGCACCTGGGCAGGCCTAGCGGTTCTGGGCATTCCCTTAGCGCTGCTCTCTGCTTTGGTCTGTGGGTTGTTGACCTTCGTACCCACGATTGGGCCCACAGCAGCAACAGTTCTCCCTCTCAGTCTGGCGCTGATGATCTCCCCAGGAACAATGCTTCAGGTGTTAGTGCTACGGCTGGCACTGCAGAACCTGGAAGCCTTTGTTCTCACACCGCTGTTGCTCAGGCGGACTGTCAATCTGCTGCCAACGGTGGCCCTCACCTCCCAGCTGAGCCTGGGCGCTCTGCTGGGACTTCCTGGCGTGTTGCTGGCGCTGCCACTTGTGGTGGTGCTTCAGGTGGGAATGGAGCAGGTTGTGGTCAAGCAGATCATGGACCGCTGGACATAACAAGAGCGATTAACCGCCGTATTGCCATCCGGTGGTACTGAGTTCAAGCGCATCGCCATCGCGGTGCAGCACCGCTGTCTTCACCTCACCGATGAATACGGTGTGATCTCCGTGAGCAAGCTCACCCACCAGTTCGCACTCAACACCACCCAGTGCGTCCTTCAGGAGCGGTAACCCAAGTGAGCCGAGCTCAAAGGGTGCGGCCTCAAAACGGCCACCCACTGCAGACTGGGGCTTAAAGAAAGTCGCAGCCAGATTCTTCTGGTCGGCGGCCAGCACGTTCAAAGAAAAACGACGTGTGCGCTTGATCATGCCGTTGCTGGTGCTATCGGCACGCACACCCATGACCACCAGAGGCGGCTCGAACGATCCCTGCGTGACCCAGCTAGCGGTAAATCCGTTCACTTCATCACCCTCGGCGACGCCACAGATGAACAACCCATGGGGAATTTTCCGCAACAGTGTCTTCTTGGCGTCCAGATCAAGCGACATAGCGGTTCGTGCTCACGATGCCGGCAGAATAGGCAAAACCGTGACAGCAAAACCTGTCAGCACTACAGACGCCAAAAGGACACTGCTAGTTTTCAACGGCTTCTGAGCGGGATCCCTGGATCGACCCTCCTCCCTGAGTGTGTTTGCAACGGTCGCCGGGAGCGGAGTACTGGGCCTACTGATTTACGCCGGTTTTTTCTATGCCAACCTGCGTCAAAACAGTGGCAGCGTCGAGCATCAGGAGCTTCGCCCCTCCTATTCATCGCAAGCGCAGGCCGAGCAGGAAGCCAACCGCTGGGTCCAAGAGGGAGGCAAGTTCGTCGTGACAACGACACGACGCGTTCGGAGGACCATTCCCCTCACCCGCCAGGAACGGCGCAAACTCGAGCTTCTGGCTGATGAAAAGCGCAGAGCCAGGATCGAGGCGGACTACGGAACCTGTCTTGATCAAGCCGCAACGGATCTCGCCAAAGAGCTTTGTTCCTTTCAGCAGTTACCACCAAAGAAGGATTCGACCGCAACGGAGGCGGGTGATTCCGGCAGTGTTCCCGCCACAAAAGTAGTTGAGGATATTCGTGTTCAGGCCAGTCAACACCCCAGACGAAAATGCAATCCTGTGAGCTCTTATCAACGCTTCAACTGCATTGAATTCGACGTTGCCAGGGATGCAGAACTCAGCCCTGAACAGCAGAAATCTCTGGGGATTAAGGCGTATCGACAGTTTCGCTACTGACGCTCCGACGAGGCGGGCCGTAATGACTCCAGAGTGAAGGTTGCAACACCAGCACCACCACGGCGAGCAGGTGATGGCGCACGGTGAAGATCAGAGCCGTCAGGGTCACCTGATCCGCCAACAGTCGCAATTCCGTTCTGAGATCACTCAAAGCCAGTAGGAGCAACAGCAGCGGTATCCAGCGCTGGGAGCGGCCTGATCCTCTCGCTGCGCGATCAGGCACTGGCAGCTGCACCGGACCGAGATGGCCAGATGCTCAAAAGAGATGGAGCCAGGGCAATGCTGGACCAGCTGCCAACGATCACACCAAGTGCCAGAGCAATGGCAAACCAGTAGAGGGTTGACCCCCCGAACAAGATGAGGGCAACCAAGGGGAGAAGTGTGGTCCCACTGGTGTAAATCGTTCTGGTCAGCGTGGCTGAAACAGCACGGTCAATCTGCATAGAGAGAGGAAGGTCAGCGTCCATGCGCTGGCGCTCGCGAATTCTGTCGAAAACGACAACCGTGTCATTCACGGAATAGCCGGCGATAGTGAGCAAGGCAACAGCAAAAAGGCTGTCAACCTCCAGTCCGGTAGCGAGTCCGAGCCAAGCAAAAATGCCGCAGACAATCACGACGTCATGAGCCAGGGCCACCAAGGCCAGAAAGGCGTAACGAGGGTCGTAGCGAACAGTGATGTAGAGAGCAATGCCCGCGAAAGCAACCAGCAGCGAAATCAGACTGCTGCGCAACAGCTGTCCACCAAGGCTGGGGCCAATGGTGTCGACTGATTGACCACCCGTCTGAAACGGACCGGCAACCGGCACAAGCGCTTCAATGACAGCCTGCCCCTGGCCCGCAGAGAGCGCTGGCATGCGCAACACAATCGACTGTCCTCGATCGAGGAGCTGAACCCGAGCATTCTCCAGCTTGGGCAGTGGCTTTCCATCCTGAATTGGAAGATTGACCTGTTGAAGCGCATCCTCGACAGCACTGGTTCTGAGCTGGTCACAGGATTCCGAACAGCTGCGCTCCAGCTGAATCTGGGTTCCTCCTGTGAAATCAAGCCCCGGCCTCAGAGGCAGACCAATCTGAGGATCGGTCCAGCTGCGCACGATCCCCAGCAGACTCAGCAGCACACAGACAGCCGATACCAGCCAGACCTGCCGTCGCCGGGTGGTCAGTGGCAAGCGCAGAGGTCGCTCTTCAGTTCCAGGTGAATTGAAAGCCATGGCTCAGGACGCTGTCGTAGGGAGTTGCCTTGCTGGCAGGAAATTTGTCGGACGCCGCAAGCCCTGATAGCTCATCAGAAAGCGCAACAGCGTGCGTGTACAGGTCAGAGCCGTGAAGAGGCTCAGCAGAACACCGATGCCGAGCGTCGCCGCGAAGCCCTTCACCAGACCGGTGCCGAGGAAGAAGAGAGCGGCACAACTAATCAATGTGGTCAGGTGGCCATCCACAATCGATGAAAACGCCTCAGAGAAACCCGTTTCAATCGAACGGATCAGGGTGTTGCCGCGACGGAGTTCGTCCTTAATACGCTCGAAAATCAGCACATTGGCATCCACCGCCATGCCAATGCTGAGGATGAACCCAGCGATGCCAGGCAGCGTCAGCGTGACAGGAATCAGGGCGTAGACCGCAAGGTTGAAGAGTGCGTAGAGGCTGAGGGCCATCACCGCGACAGCGCCTGCGAGTCGATAGATCAGCAACATAAAAATGCCAACCAATACAAGACCTGAAAGGGCGGCGATCAGGCTGCGACGCACGTTCTCTGCACCAAGGGATGGTCCGATGGTGCGCACTTCAAGGATTTCAACCGGCAAGGGCAACGAACCTCCCCGCAGCTGAACTTCGAGGTCACGGGCATCTTCTGCCGTGAAGTTGCCAGAGATTGACGCAGTACCTCCTGAAATTCCGGCGGCTTTGTACTGGGGTCCAACACTGGCTTCACTGATCAGTTCACCATCGAGAACGATGCCGAGCAGGCGCCCTGTTCCGGCAATCGACTGGGTGAGTTCAGCGAATTTCTCGCCACCCTCAGCATTGAAATTCAGTGTCACTTCCCAGCCAGAGCCGCTCTGTTGTTGCTGACGCCCTGCACTGATCAGTTGTTTGCCTGTGAAGGCAGTGGGTTCAAATCGATCAAGAATTTCCTGATTGGTTCGCGCCAACAACTGTTCCAGTTGTTCCGTCTCCGTCTCGGCAGTTCCATCAAGACCCAGTTCTTGCTGACGTTTCGCGAGCTCGTCTTGCTCGACGGGGTCGAGCTCAGGCGCCTCATCCGCTGAACGCGTGGCCAGCAGACTGAGCAGCTGGGCTCTCAGCTGGCGCAAACTATCCACTTCCTCCTGCGTTCCTTCCTTCTGCGCCCTGAACTCAAGTAGAGCGGTACTACCAAGAACATCGGCAGCCCGAGTGGGATCAGTGACGCCGGGAAGCTGTAGAACCAGTTGGTCGTCGCCCACGGTCTGCAAAGTTGATTCAGCCACACCGAGACCGTTGACGCGGCGATCGAGCACGGCCTTCACCGCTTCCATCTGTTCTGCGCCGATGGTGGTGATCTCTCCTGCAGGCTGGACCTCAAGTGTGAGCTGACTGCCCCCACGCAAATCAAGCCCGAGCTGGAGTGGGAAACTGGAAAGAACTGCTGCTGCCGCGATGGCGAGCGCAAGAATGAGGGCAAACCAGCCCTGTTGGCGGGCCATCAATCAGAGCCCCTGACGAACAATGGTCTGAGCCGCTTCCACAATCTGGTGCGGCTGAATGATGGTCAGATTTTCGAGATTGCCGTTGTAGGGAGTGGGAATATCCTGGCTCGACAGCCGAATCGGCCGTGCATCGAGATCATCGAAGCAGTGCTCGGTAATCAAAGCGATCAGCTCAGCACCGATACCGCCGGTCTTCATGCACTCTTCCACCACAATCACTTTGTGGGTCTTACGGATCGACCGGGCAATCGTCTCCATATCAAAGGGCTTGAGGCTGATCAGATCGATCAGTTCAACGCTGATTCCGTCAGCTTCGAGTTGCTCAACAGCCTTGAGGCAGTGATGCCGCATCCGTGAATAAGTGAGGATCGTGATGTCACTGCCCTCCTTGACCAGATCCGCCTGATCGAGTGCACAGGTGTAGTCACCGTCCGGAAGCTCCTCGGTGAGGTTGTAGAGGAGTACATGCTCGAAGAACAAAACCGGATTGTTGTCGCGGATCGCGGCTTTCATTAGGCCTTTTGCATTGGTCGGCGTGCTGCAGGCCACGATCTTGATGCCTGGTACGGCGTGGAAATAAGCCTCAAGTCGCTGACTGTGCTCGGCTCCCAGCTGTCGACCGACACCGCCAGGCCCCCGAACCACTGTTGGGATGGTGAAATTGCCGCCGCTCGTGTAGCGCAACATCCCCATGTTGTTGGAGATTTGATTGAAGGCCAGCAGCAGGAATCCCATGTTCATGCCCTCCACGATCGGCCTCAGGCCGGTCATCGCTGCACCCACGGCCATGCCAGTGAAACTGTTCTCAGCAATCGGGGTATCGAGCACCCTGAGTTCGCCGTATTTCTCGCAAAGATCTTTGGTGACTTTGTAGGAGCCGCCGTAATGGCCAACGTCCTCTCCCATCACACAAACGTGAGGATCACGGGCCATTTCCTCATCGATGGCTTCGCGAAGTGCGTTAAAGAGAAGCGTCCCTGCCACGGCGTTGCTGCAATCCCGGCCATGCCGGCGTTAGCGGCCAAGCTATCTCAGTCCAGGTAAATTCATCAGCCCCCGGCGGCGAAGGTCGCCAGCAGCAGCACCGAAAGAAGCAGGCCGGGAGACAACAGCAACACCAGCTGACCGAGATCGTGAAGGGTCATGTCGGCAATAGCTCTCAGCTGAGGCTAGGCAGCGTCCAGGTTGTCTTTCATGAAAAGACTGCGAAGAAACACCAAGAACAAACCAATCCCTATGAAGGCAAAGCTGAATGTGGCCAGAAAACACATGCCAATGAACAAGGTCTTCATGGCAGACGCGATGTTCTGCGCAGTAGCGCTGCTGAAGTTCGAAGAGTGTGTCGCGAGATAGATCACGACTTTTTTGCTCAAGCCGAAACTCACCCAGGCCAGAACCAGACTGGTAACGGATCCGGAAAGGAAACTCAGAGGTCCTTTACGGGGTTTCGCCGAGGCTGTATTGCTGTCACTCATGCCGCCAGCTTGACGCCATGTGGGAGCAGTGAACAACACCAGGCGTGCAGGCCCTCCGCTTCAAACAGCTCCGCAGAACGCTGACTTGCCTGTTCAGCGGTGGTGAAGTCTGGGAAAAGAGCAAAGCAGCTCGGTCCCGAACCACTCATGCCCACTCGCAAGTGCCCTGGCAATGACTCTAGGAGCTCCAGCGCCTTTCGCACTGAGGAATTCTGCGGAGCCACCACCGCCTGAAGGTCATTGCGTAACGGCGGCGGAGCTTCGATTTGTAAGGGACGCAGCCACGCGGAGGTGCGCAACGCCTCACGACGTTGCTCAAAGGCTGACTCACCGACGAGATAGTGATGAAAACGCTCTCGTTTGCATTCGGCGTAGGCCCACGGCGTCGACACGCTGATGGATGGATCCTTCACCAGCAGAACGCCCATCGGCACAGAGACTTCAGGCAGAACCTCAAGCCGTTCGCCGCGTCCGAAACAAAGCTGGGTGCCGCCGGCGATACAAAACGGCATATCGGAGCCGAGATCAGCAGCAAGGCTCTCGAGCTGGGATGCGCCGAGGCCGAGACCCCACAGCGTGTTCAGTCCAACCAATGCTGCTGCCCCATCACTGGACCCCCCTGCGAGACCGGCGCCTATGGGAATTCGCTTGTTCAGATGCATTCGCGCACCCAACTCCCCGAATCCGGATCGCTCACGCAGCAGCCTTGCCGCCCGCATGATCAAGTTGTCGTCTCCGCAACTGAGTCCGGACTGATTACAGCTGAGGGACAGCATCCCGTCTGCGGTGTTCTCGCACTCGAGCTCATCGGTGAGATCAATGCTCTGCATCACCATGGCGAGTTCGTGAAACCCGTCGTCCCGCAGGCCCAGCACCTCGAGATGCAAATTGATCTTGGCCGGAGCGCTGAT
Above is a window of Synechococcus sp. BIOS-U3-1 DNA encoding:
- a CDS encoding class I SAM-dependent methyltransferase, translating into MAPSFTEIAYRTMQQGRSLAGLVHKELSTKVMEVVAPDVVPKTEPVPSEMMDALRQSLDELHERDWRDSESGVYPQSLLFDIPWLEWAERYPRVWLDLPSNWARRRARDVKDIPDLANRDLYPDYYLQNFHHQTDGYLSDHSAELYDLQVDILFNGAADAMRRRILPSLQKGLKRFDGRAQGSLRILDVATGTGRTLHQIRAALPQATLVGVDLSEAYLRQANRWLNQSNRPLVQLVQGNAERMPFDDAGFQAITCVFLFHELPADARQAVLQDCFRLLEPGGVLVLADSVQLKDSPQFDVAMDNFRRVFHEPYYRNFISDDIDQRLEDAGFIDVQAESHFMTRVWTARKEDSPQHSDSLT
- a CDS encoding copper-binding protein gives rise to the protein MSNPFRIRWLRGWTFQIVFMEGKVQVEAHGFGICLRTALNSGESPSAAADRLVLAEDRRRRALYQAWIKGQTPRPLNEGQFQAQEPLQEAPDSLVVVDSSAVAA
- a CDS encoding DUF6439 family protein, translating into MSAKKWPEHSIEQALTLHQSLSISDREWHRLKSDADRRGAELLSAALAQLLQNGRNDDVEALTKQALGWIRGELKDPGCPRH
- a CDS encoding ATP-binding protein — protein: MFSRFLPSFRWADFILPSTFQLSPLMELLLEPVDCNETSCRLQLGLQEALVNAVRHGNAGDPRKCLRIRRILTPNWLIWQIQDEGDGLSSDARLGCLPDQVDANHGRGLFLMHQCFDDIRWSRRGNRVQLACRRPGSSQSAISAAGSQGLSTLP
- a CDS encoding GUN4 domain-containing protein is translated as MLSGRPPTTQLGIDQLLDRLVSGSPRQKRSTASALEKVSEELSGKADIALKAYSPDSDDWGAGWILQILQRHHPEALDAIQGVSVGWFQMPSSRGIDYSDLQRALLKEEFEEADRLTSCALRQLAGDQAVQRGYVYFSEVRPMEALDLTTIDRLWIAYSQGRFGFTVQARLLSALGGRYDRLWPKIGWKNDGVWTRYPGSFEWRMDAPEGHMPLVNQLRGVRLMDALLQHPGLASRS
- the mnmH gene encoding tRNA 2-selenouridine(34) synthase MnmH, producing the protein MSGMGNSIVTGLSNFRTAKGTIVDVRTPSEFAQGHWPGAVNIPLFTDDQRHQVGLNYKQEGRLAAIQLGLKLCGPSLAELSVALTVAAAGPSNPLRIYCWRGGMRSNSMGWLAGLSDHPVMVLEGGYKSYRRWVLDRFDQVWPLRVLGGRTGTGKTDLLLELHQQGVGVIDLEGLASHRGSSFGNLGLPPQPTSEHYENKLAECLERLRHKRVQEIWLEAESIQVGRCRIPKGLFDQMQTSPVLEIQRSDQERVERLVKVYSCHEQAELRQATERIQKRLGPQRTRQAIEAIDAQKWDVACEAMLNYYDSCYDRELERSPARSSVNLQGLDSKQAARLLLDQGHVIPGIST
- the psb28 gene encoding photosystem II reaction center protein Psb28 translates to MSEGGKAAIQFFRGTDEPVIPDIRMTRSRDGRTGQAIFIFEEPQALAPETMEAIAGMWMVDEEGEMVTREVNGRFVNGKAFALEATYTWKSEADFERFMRFAQRYADSNGMGYSQNSGDNDASEEGTDG
- a CDS encoding AI-2E family transporter produces the protein MKFQHWLGLAALLASGLLLWNLREVLIHLFAAVVLAMAVCTLVGALRRRWTIQRPLALIICLLGLVLIVTIAVAVIIPPFFSQFQQLLQQLPAAARELQQIVLGWVNHASSVVYGAGASAGDRARLVPGDLSSLPNSTALASGVSGGIKGLLGLASNLGSGLIQLVFVIAVALMVAIQPESYRNVAIQLVPSFYRRRAKNILLQCGEALSSWMIGVLISSLCVGLLAGIGLSLLGVKLVMANALLAGLLNVIPNLGPTLSTVFPMSVALLDAPWKAVAVLGLYVVIQNVESYVITPSVMQHQVNLLPGLTLTAQFIFTVLFGPLGLLMALPLAVVMQVLIREIVIHDLLDPWKKRRATA